The following is a genomic window from Gemmatimonadaceae bacterium.
ACCGTAGATCGTGGATATGGGCACGTTGCTGATGGAGAAGCTGGCGCGCGCGGTCCGGATGATGAAATCTGTCTCGAACTCGTAGCGGTCGCCGCGCGCATGAATCTCTTCGAGCACTTCGCGTCGAATCGCGCGGAATCCGGACTGGCTGTCTTTCACCGCGCCGCCCGAGACGAGCCGCGTCGCTGCGCTCGACAGAAAGTTGGCGAAACGGCGATGCCTGGGCATCTGCTCTCCCGTCAGGTCGCGCGTGCCGATTGCGACGTGACAGTGGTCGAGAGCGGCAATCAGCGACGGCGCGAAGGCCGGATCGTGCTGGCCGTCGGAGTCTATCGTGAGGACAGCATCACACCCGCGCTCCAGCGCGGCGGCGAAACCGGCCTGAAGCGCGGCACCCTTGCCGCGGTTTTCGGCGAAGTCTATGGCGCTGTCACAGACGGATCTCAGGAGCGAGCCAGTCCCGTCGGAAGATCCGTCATTCACTCCGATGATGAATGCCTCAGGAAGCGAGGTGCGCAGCCCGCGGACAACGGGACTGAGCGTCTTGCCGGCGTTGTAGGCCGCCATGACCACCACGACCGATCGACTCATTCGGGCGGCTCATCTCCTTTCAGGATCGCGGCAATCGCGCGGAGATCGGATTCCAGCGATTCCACAGTC
Proteins encoded in this region:
- a CDS encoding glycosyltransferase family 2 protein yields the protein MSRSVVVVMAAYNAGKTLSPVVRGLRTSLPEAFIIGVNDGSSDGTGSLLRSVCDSAIDFAENRGKGAALQAGFAAALERGCDAVLTIDSDGQHDPAFAPSLIAALDHCHVAIGTRDLTGEQMPRHRRFANFLSSAATRLVSGGAVKDSQSGFRAIRREVLEEIHARGDRYEFETDFIIRTARASFSISNVPISTIYGPQSYFKAIADTMRVIGVLWGHRSGIFHKHVPRPTSCDSGEN